The window CCTTGACCTTGCGAATGGCATCGGCGATGCGCAGCATCAGCGGCTGGAAATTGTCGACGACGCTGGCGCTGCCCGAGGCGAACAGCTCATCGCCACGGATGGTCACCACTGAACGGTCAACGGCATCTTCCACGGCTACCCGACCGGCCTTGATTTCATCGGCCAGGAAACCTGCCAGACGCGGACGCTCGATCAGTTTCGGTTGCGCCACCGGACGGTCGATGGCCTGCACCGGGATCTCGCCGAGGGCATGGATGTTCTTGAACACCGGCTCAGCATCGGCAGCCAGTTTCAAACGCAGACCGAACAGCAGTGCCAGCAGCAGCGCCACGCCGATGACCAAAGCGATCCATGGCGGCATGAATTGCGCCAGCCGGTCGCGGGCCACGGTGACGCCGCGCCAATGGGGCGAGAGTTCACGCTCGTATTCGCCACGGGCGCTGCGGATGACTGCGCTGGTGCGCTCACGCAAGGCTTCCAGTTGGCTGCGACCGTCGATCATGACCCGATAGCGCCCTTCGAAACCCAGGCACATGCACAGGTACAACAGCTCCAGCAGATACAAACGTTCGCGGGGGCTTTGCAGGCAATGTTCCAACAGCTGGAACACCTTCTCGCCGCCCCAGGCTTCGTTGTGCACGGTGATCAGCAGGCTCTGTTTGCCCCAGTCGCTGGTGCCGCCCCACGGCGTACTCAACACCGCTTCATCGAGGGCGGTGCACAAGGCGTAACGGGCCAGCAACACATCGTTGCGCACCACGCCGGCGGCCTCGGCGCGCTCCTCGAACTGGCGCAGGTAGGCCAACAATTGCGCTCGCAGGCTCGCTGGCGCCGGGTGGGCAATCGTATTGCGCAAGCGGGTCAGCAAAGCCAGCAGCGGGCCAGCGGCGCTCTCCAGGGGGTTGAGACCTTCGGCTTTGCCGGTCAAAAGCGGCGCGGCCGGCATCGAAAGCGGCGCGGGCTGGGCACGGCCCGCCTGCGGGCGGACCGGGTCGGCGCCACGACCACCGGGGGTCGGCATGAACTGGGTACGATCGTCGTTGCTCATCGCGGTTTATCCTCGGATCGCCCAGAAAGCCAGGTTCAACCCCGGGAACTGCCCCGCGATGTGGAACGCAAAACCGCCGGAGTTGGCCAGTTGCTGCCAATGCTCGCTGCCCCGGTCCAGTTCGTAATAGGTGGAGCCGGCGTGATAAGGAAGTTGCCGTGGTGCCACCGGCAGCGGCAGCAGGCCAATGCCCGGCAATTGCAGGTTGACCAGGTTGCGGATGTGCTCCACCGAGCCGACCTTGCTCTGTTGGCCGAAGTGACCGCGCAGGGTTTCGGCGGGCACGTCGGCGCGCACCACCAGGATGAAGCTGGCGCTGTCGAGCAGGGTCTTGTCGGCCAGCATCGCCACATGCACGCCGTAGGCTTTTTCGACAATCGGAATCGGCGTGGCCTTGCTGTCGATCAACATCGACAGCGCTTCACGCAAGGCTTGCATCACCGGCGCAAAACTCAGCGCGAGGTTATCGTGCTGGTACTGCGGATATTCCTGCGGTCGCCGCCCGGAAGCGGTAAAGGTCGAGAACTCGCCGGCCAGGCTCACCAGTTCGCTGTAGAACCGCTCGGGGTGCAACGGACTCAACTGGCTCAAGTGCTGAATCAACGGCTGAGCGCGGTTGACCAGTTGCAGCAGCATGAAGTCGGCAATTTCCGAGGCACCGCCGGCACCGGACGCCACCACCCGCCCGGCGAGGGCTTCGCCACGTTGGTGCAGCAGGCCCAGCAGTTCGCTGCGAAACGCGGCCAGCGGTTTGGCGGCGGAGACATCCAGCAGCGGCGGGATGTAAGTGTCGTCGAGCACCAGGGCGCGGTCGGCGCGTTTCTCCTTGATTCGTACCAG of the Pseudomonas frederiksbergensis genome contains:
- a CDS encoding DotU family type VI secretion system protein, with the translated sequence MSNDDRTQFMPTPGGRGADPVRPQAGRAQPAPLSMPAAPLLTGKAEGLNPLESAAGPLLALLTRLRNTIAHPAPASLRAQLLAYLRQFEERAEAAGVVRNDVLLARYALCTALDEAVLSTPWGGTSDWGKQSLLITVHNEAWGGEKVFQLLEHCLQSPRERLYLLELLYLCMCLGFEGRYRVMIDGRSQLEALRERTSAVIRSARGEYERELSPHWRGVTVARDRLAQFMPPWIALVIGVALLLALLFGLRLKLAADAEPVFKNIHALGEIPVQAIDRPVAQPKLIERPRLAGFLADEIKAGRVAVEDAVDRSVVTIRGDELFASGSASVVDNFQPLMLRIADAIRKVKGQVRVTGHSDNRRIATLRFPSNWALSEARATSVLQILSAKTGQPERFSAEGRSDTEPLASNATAEGRARNRRVEITVLAEGVE
- the tssK gene encoding type VI secretion system baseplate subunit TssK produces the protein MSWNNRVVWSEGMFIGTQHFQQHDRYLENLIDARSRPLSAGAWGFSELLIDQGLLAQGKLAIISARGLLPDGTPFNIPQDDLAPSPLNVDDNLRDGLVYLALPLKRAGARDTVDDGETLGAARYVSQVREVRDDNAPFENRAPVAVGSRALRLLIAEDGISDYAAIGLVRIKEKRADRALVLDDTYIPPLLDVSAAKPLAAFRSELLGLLHQRGEALAGRVVASGAGGASEIADFMLLQLVNRAQPLIQHLSQLSPLHPERFYSELVSLAGEFSTFTASGRRPQEYPQYQHDNLALSFAPVMQALREALSMLIDSKATPIPIVEKAYGVHVAMLADKTLLDSASFILVVRADVPAETLRGHFGQQSKVGSVEHIRNLVNLQLPGIGLLPLPVAPRQLPYHAGSTYYELDRGSEHWQQLANSGGFAFHIAGQFPGLNLAFWAIRG